The proteins below are encoded in one region of Triticum aestivum cultivar Chinese Spring chromosome 1B, IWGSC CS RefSeq v2.1, whole genome shotgun sequence:
- the LOC123136806 gene encoding zinc transporter 9, translating into MAAAASLKLAALGLLLVAAVSSLPLLARAECECEAGGEEEEQDKAGSLRLRIIAVFCILVASAAGCAIPSLGRRFPALSPDRDLFFGVKAFAAGVILATSFVHILPEAFERLGSPCLVSGPWQKFPFAGLVAMLAAIATLVVDTIATGYFQRAAHAKKAAAVVGADDVEATHAHHAHVGHSHGVSAVVASSAAGADDGGAQLIRQRVISQVLELGIIVHSVIIGMSLGASQSASTIRPLVVALTFHQFFEGIGLGGCIVQAKFRLKSVLLMALFFSLTTPVGVVIGIGISSVYDENSPNTLIIQGILSAAAAGILNYMALVDLLAEDFMNPRVQGNGRLQVIVNLSLLLGTALMSVLAIWA; encoded by the exons ATGGCAGCGGCCGCCAGTCTCAAGCTCGCCGCCCTGGGCCTTCTCCTCGTCGCTGCCGTCTCCTCCCTCCCTCTGCTCGCGCGTGCAGAGTGCGAGTgcgaggccggcggcgaggaggaggagcaggacaaGGCGGGCTCGCTGAGGCTCAGGATCATCGCCGTCTTCTGCATCCTCGTGGCCAGCGCGGCGGGCTGCGCCATCCCGTCGCTCGGCCGGAGGTTCCCGGCGCTGAGCCCGGACAGGGACCTCTTCTTCGGCGTCAAGGCCTTCGCGGCGGGGGTCATCCTCGCCACCTCCTTCGTGCACATCCTCCCGGAGGCCTTCGAGCGGCTCGGCTCGCCCTGCCTCGTCAGCGGGCCTTGGCAGAAGTTCCCGTTCGCCGGCCTCGTCGCCATGCTCGCGGCCATCGCCACGCTCGTCGTAGACACCATCGCCACGGGGTACTTCCAGCGCGCCGCGCACGCCAAGAAGGCCGCGGCCGTCGTCGGGGCCGACGACGTGGAGGCCACGCACGCTCATCACGCGCACGTCGGTCACTCCCACGGCGTGTCGGCCGTCGTTGCGTCATCGGCCGCGGGGGCCGACGACGGAGGCGCGCAGCTTATCCGCCAGCGTGTCATCTCGCAG GTGCTGGAGCTGGGGATCATAGTGCACTCGGTGATCATCGGCATGTCTCTCGGCGCCTCCCAGAGCGCCAGCACGATCAGACCACTCGTGGTCGCGCTAACTTTTCATCAGTTCTTCGAAGGGATAGGGCTCGGAGGATGCATCGTTCAG GCCAAGTTCCGCCTGAAGTCTGTGCTGCTCATGGCGCTCTTCTTCTCACTCACCACGCCGGTCGGGGTCGTGATCGGCATCGGGATATCCTCTGTCTACGACGAGAACAGCCCCAACACCCTGATCATCCAAGGGAtcctcagcgccgccgccgccggaatccTCAACTACATGGCCCTCGTCGACCTCCTCGCGGAAGACTTCATGAACCCTAGGGTGCAGGGCAACGGAAGGCTGCAAGTCATCGTAAACCTCTCATTGCTGCTTGGGACGGCTCTCATGTCCGTGCTTGCCATATGGGCCTGA
- the LOC123136815 gene encoding zinc transporter 5, translated as MGSRALAVLCLVAVSASVLVAPALAVPGDGDDGCEAESAGRDKAQALRLKIIAIFCILAGSAIGAGLPSLGRRFPALRSETDLFLAVKAFAGGVILATGMVHILPAAFEALRSPCLVGGPWRRFPFAGLVAMLAAVATLIVDTVATGYFHRTNAKRAAAVTDEPAHDDPESAPDGHHGHAHGMSVLAAPADGDELVRHRVISQVLELGVVVHSLIIGMSLGASDFPSTVRPLVPALTFHQLFEGIGLGGCIVQAKFRLKSVVAMGLLFSLTTPAGIGVGIAISSVYDESSPTALVVQGLLEAAAAGILVYMALVDILAEDFSKPRVQSRARLQLALNVSLLLGAGLMSLLAVWA; from the exons ATGGGCTCGCGCGCGCTCGCCGTGCTCTGCCTCGTGGCCGTGTCCGCCTCCGTGCTGGTCGCGCCCGCGCTCGCCGTGCCTGGAGACGGCGACGACGGCTGCGAGGCCGAGTCGGCGGGGCGCGACAAGGCGCAGGCGCTGCGGCTCAAGATCATCGCCATCTTCTGCATCCTCGCGGGGAGCGCGATCGGGGCGGGCCTGCCGTCCCTGGGGCGCCGGTTCCCGGCGCTCCGGTCGGAGACGGACCTCTTCCTCGCCGTCAAGGCCTTCGCGGGCGGCGTCATCCTCGCCACGGGGATGGTGCACATCCTGCCCGCGGCCTTCGAGGCGCTGCGGTCCCCGTGCCTCGTGGGTGGGCCGTGGAGGCGCTTCCCGTTCGCCGGGCTGGTCGCCATGCTCGCCGCGGTCGCCACGCTCATCGTGGACACCGTCGCCACGGGGTACTTCCACCGGACGAACGCCAAGCGGGCCGCCGCCGTCACCGACGAGCCGGCTCATGACGACCCGGAATCCGCCCCCGACGGGCACCACGGGCACGCGCACGGCATGTCGGTGCTCGCCGCCCCGGccgacggcgacgagctcgtgcgccACCGCGTCATCTCTCAG GTGCTGGAGCTGGGTGTGGTGGTCCACTCGCTCATCATCGGGATGTCGCTGGGCGCCTCCGACTTCCCGAGCACGGTGCGGCCGCTGGTGCCGGCGTTGACGTTCCACCAGCTCTTCGAGGGCATCGGCCTCGGAGGCTGCATCGTTCAG GCCAAGTTCCGGCTCAAGTCCGTGGTGGCGATGGGGCTGCTCTTCTCGCTGACGACGCCGGCGGGGATCGGCGTCGGCATCGCGATATCCTCGGTGTACGACGAGAGCAGCCCGACGGCGCTGGTGGTGCAGGGGCTGCTGGAGGCGGCCGCGGCGGGGATCCTGGTGTACATGGCGCTGGTGGACATCCTGGCCGAGGACTTCAGCAAGCCCAGGGTGCAGAGCAGGGCGCGGCTGCAGCTGGCGCTCAACGTCTCGCTGCTGCTCGGGGCCGGCCTCATGTCCCTGCTCGCAGTCTGGGCCTGA